The Candidatus Delongbacteria bacterium genome includes a region encoding these proteins:
- a CDS encoding DUF454 family protein yields MKILYLSLGITAVSLGVVGIVLPILPTTPFLLLATVMFSKSSD; encoded by the coding sequence ATGAAAATATTATATTTATCATTGGGAATAACTGCAGTTAGTTTAGGGGTTGTAGGCATTGTTTTGCCAATTTTACCTACAACTCCCTTTTTACTATTAGCAACAGTTATGTTTTCAAAATCTTCAGACA